ACGGTGGACGCTCGAGCATCCGCGTTGGATGGTGCACTGATCGGCATGCCGCCCGATCTCAGCGTCGTGATTCCCGCCCACAATAATTGGTGGCTCACCCGCCGGTGCCTCGGGGCCTTGGACGCTCTGCGGTCGTCGTCGGCGGTGCGCTTCGAAACCATCGTCGTCGACGACGCATCGAGCGACGAGACTCCACTCGAGCTTGCGAGCTACGATTGGGTGCGTCGCATGCGGCTCGACGTCAATGCCAACTTCGGCGGCGCAACTACTGCCGGCGCGCGTATCGCGCAAGCGCCGATCGTGCTCTTCTTGAACAACGACGCATGGCCGCTGGGCGACGCCTTGCCGCCGCTGGTCGCTGCGTTCTCGCGTCCCGAGGTGGCCATCGCAGGCGCCGCGCTCTTCTACGAAGACGGCGTGACGCAGGGAGCGGGATGCGTATTGCTTCCGAACGCGCACTGGTTTCTGTCATATCGGAATTTACCGGCGACGCTCGACGCCGTCCGAACGTCGCGCGACGCGATCGTCGTTCCAGGAGCGGCAATTGCGGTGCGTAGGGATTGGTTCCTCGCGGGCGGTGGATTCGATCCGCTCTATCGCAACGGATTCGAGGACACCGATCTCTGCATGCGCGCGCGTTCCGAGGGCCTCGTCACTCGGTACGTTGCCGAGTCCCGCTTCGCCCATTACGAGGGCGCGACGACCGGCAGGTTTACTTGGGAAGAGGCAAACGAGATCGCGTTCTACCGGAGGTGGTCGTCGGCGCTCTCGTCCATCGCACGCACCGAGCGCGGCGAGGTGAGCGCGATCGTCGTCCACCGCGGCCCGAGCGATCCCCTCGGCGAGGCCGTATTGGAGGACGTCCTCGAGGCCATCCGTTCGTACGGCCACCCGGTCGTCGACGCTATTGCTCCGTGGCATCGCTTCGACAGGCGCTTTCGCATCGCGGCGAGCCTGGCGTGGAACTGCGACGGCGCCGCGTTCGCGCCGAGCGTCGAGGTCGCGTGCGAGAGCGGCAGCGTGCATCTGAAAACGCACGGTGCGATCGGGCTGTGCGTACCGTGGATGCCGTGCGCGGAGCCGCGCAGGGCCGGTGCGCCGCGCCCCTCCGGCAGCGATCTCTACGGCTACGCGGCGCTGCTCGATGCGTACGCCGGCAAGGCCGGCGAGGAGGCTAGGCAGGACGCGCTGCGCCGCGGCGCCCCGCGACGCAGCGCTATGCGCGTCATCGATCTCGCACGCGTCGCTCGCTTCGGCCTCGAGCGCAGCGGTCGCGCGGTCTCGAACGCACCGATTCGCATATCCGCATGAGCGCCGGCAGGCAGGCGGACCCGCAGTCGTATCGCGAGGCCATGCGTCGCACGGCCGCGAGCGTCGCGGTGATCACGGCGGCGCACGAAGGAAGGATCCACGGGATGACCGCCACGGCAATGACAAGCGTCAGCGCGGATCCTCCCACGCTGCTCGTCGTGGTGAGTCGAGCGACGAGGACCCATCCCTTCATTCGCAAGAGCGGGCGGTTTGCCGTGAACGTCTTGGCACGCGGTCAGGAAGAGATCGCGCGTCGCTTTGCGGCCGGGATCGAGAATCAATTCGACGGGGTCGCGCACGAGCTCCATGCTGCCGAGGTGCCGATCATCGCCGGAACGGCCGCGGCGTTCGTCTGCATCGCAACGGAGGCGTTCGACGTCGCGACGCACACCATTTTCATCGGCGCGGTAGAGGAAGCCCACCATACGGAGCTTCCGCCGCTCGTCTATCACGACGGCAGCTATCACGCACTAGGCTAGTACTTGCACTAGGTCACGCAGCGGAACGTAGCATACACGTATGGATAGTCGGCGCGGAACCAGTTGCGGAAGCTGCGGCGAACCAAGCGCGAATGCGTGACCGGAGAAGCGCCTTTCAGCACGTAGTGCGCTCCGTCGAAGAAATCGACGGAGTATTGCGGGTAGGACGCCATCGGCGCAAAGCCCGGCAGCGGGCCGAACGGCGTGCTCGTCCATTCCCATCCGTTTCCGACGAGGTCGTTGACGCCCCACGCGCTCGCGCCCGCCGGATACGAGCCGGCGGGCACCGGATCGAACCGTTCGAATCCGAAGTTTCCACGCGCGGCGTCGGGCGGCGC
This DNA window, taken from Candidatus Dormiibacterota bacterium, encodes the following:
- a CDS encoding glycosyltransferase family 2 protein — encoded protein: MDARASALDGALIGMPPDLSVVIPAHNNWWLTRRCLGALDALRSSSAVRFETIVVDDASSDETPLELASYDWVRRMRLDVNANFGGATTAGARIAQAPIVLFLNNDAWPLGDALPPLVAAFSRPEVAIAGAALFYEDGVTQGAGCVLLPNAHWFLSYRNLPATLDAVRTSRDAIVVPGAAIAVRRDWFLAGGGFDPLYRNGFEDTDLCMRARSEGLVTRYVAESRFAHYEGATTGRFTWEEANEIAFYRRWSSALSSIARTERGEVSAIVVHRGPSDPLGEAVLEDVLEAIRSYGHPVVDAIAPWHRFDRRFRIAASLAWNCDGAAFAPSVEVACESGSVHLKTHGAIGLCVPWMPCAEPRRAGAPRPSGSDLYGYAALLDAYAGKAGEEARQDALRRGAPRRSAMRVIDLARVARFGLERSGRAVSNAPIRISA
- a CDS encoding flavin reductase family protein, which produces MSAGRQADPQSYREAMRRTAASVAVITAAHEGRIHGMTATAMTSVSADPPTLLVVVSRATRTHPFIRKSGRFAVNVLARGQEEIARRFAAGIENQFDGVAHELHAAEVPIIAGTAAAFVCIATEAFDVATHTIFIGAVEEAHHTELPPLVYHDGSYHALG